The DNA segment GAATACTCGTATCCGCGCCATACGCCACCAGCAGCTTCATGGCCTCGATATCCAGAGCGTGGGCGGCACGCCAGAACGGCGTCGCGCCCGTCATGTTGATGCCGAGGTGCGTGAAGGTGTACTCCATGAACCAGACGTGTTTCGTGAGCCGCTGGTTGGGATCCGCGCCCGCCTCGAGCAGCGCGCCCATGACGTCCAGGTACGTCGCCTGTTGTTGCCGATAGGCCTGCTGTTGCGGGTATCGAGCCTTCGGTGCCCACTGCGTGTTGAGTGTCGCGAAGAGGGGGCCGGTGCCGGCTTCACTCACCACATTCGGGTCGGCACCGCGTTCGAGAAGCTGCAACGCGAGGTCGAAGTGCCCATTGATGACCGCGCCGGCGATCGCACTCGTATGGTCGCCCGAGTTCACCCGGTTAATGTCCGCGCCACCTTCCAGCAGCGCGAAAGCAGCCTCGGCGTGGCCCTCTCGGACAGCATATAACAGCGCGGTCATTCCGCCTGTCGTGCCAACGAGGTCGACGAAGGAAAGTGAAGTCACCTCCGTTGGCGGGGCCTGCTGCGGAGCCTCCTCCGCTTGCTCCCGACCGAGCTCTTGCCGGAGCGCATCGGCAGCCTGATCCAGACTTGCGGTTTGATCTCGTTCCGATTCCGGCGTCTGTATCGCGGCGCGCACGGCCGCCTCCACCTGACTGGGGCTCGGGCGCCACACCTCGTTCCCCGGTCCTGCCTCCGCTCGGAACTCTTCGAGCGCTTGACTACGTCGCTGTCGCGCGGCTCGGTCCTCCACCAACCTCTGAGGAAGGTCCACGACCAGCGAAGCGAGAGCGGGATCGGCTCCATGCGCCAGCAAGGCCCGAATCACGCCGGAACGTCCCTTGGCCGCAGCGAACATCAGTGGAGTCTGGCCCCGACTCGACTCGCGTGCGCTAACGCGTGCCCCGTGCTGGAGCAACGCCGTGACCGCCTCAACGCTGCCGGATCCCGCAGCGAAGTGCAGCGCGGTGGAGCCACCGGCCGTCGTGGTTGCGTTGACATCCGCACCAGCTTCCAAGAGCACATGGACAAACGATGCGTTCCCTTGGCGACCCGCTAGATGCAGCGGCGTGTAGTCACCGAGGCGCGTCGCGGCGTCGACGTTCGCGCCCCCCTGGATCAGAATCTCGGCGATGTCGACGTGGCCGGCTTCCGCCGCCCAGTGCAACGCCGTCATGCCGTCGCCTTCGGACGCGTTCACGTCCGCACCGGCGCGCAGCAACGAGCGCACTGCGTCCGCATCGCCGCGCCTTGCCGCCTCCGTGATTGGTTGATCGGCCAGCGCCCAGCCCGAGAGCGCCATCGCCATGCAAAGCACGCCGACTGATCGGGAGGGAATGCCAACAGATCTCATCGTCCTCTCCTTCATCATTCCGCGTCAGCCCTGGCTCGAGAGCGAAGGCATCGAGAGAGCGAATTCGCCCGTGCTGTCGCCGAAATTGGTCATGTCGTCCAGACCCAGCCCATGCAGCATGCTGAGCATCGCGTTCGCCATCGGGGTCCCGTCCGGTGCCTTCAAATGGAGTCCACCCTCCAGGGCCCCGTTTGCGCCGCCGAGCGCGATCAGCGGTGCGCGACGATGGTTGTGCAAGTTGGAGTCGGCCATCGGCGAGCCGTAAAGAATCATGGTCTTGTCGAGCAGCGAGGTGCCGCCTTCATCAACGTCCTGCAACTTCTCCAGCAGATATGGCAGCATGCTGACGTGGTATCGGTTGATCTTGGCGAACTCCAGAACCGACTCGTCCCGACCCCCGTGGTGCGACGCCGGGTGGAACGGGCGATCGGACCCACTCTCAGGAAAGACTCGCGCAGAGGAGTCGCGGCCCATCTTGAGAGAGAAGACGCGCGTTACGTCTGAGGAGAAGGCCAGCACCTGGACGTCGAACATCAAGTGCATGTGCTCTTCGAAGGAATCCGGGACACCGGCCGGCGCCTCGGGCAGCTCTCTGGGCTCCCCGCTCGAGTTGTGCGCCTCGATGCCCTGGATGCGCCGCTCGATCTCACGGATGTTCTCCAGGTACCGGTCGAGGCGCTCGAGATCGTTCGGCCCGAGCTCGCGCTTGAGCGCGGCGACACGGTCCCCGATCCAGTCCAGTATGCTCGAGTTGGTGCGACGACGCGTGAGGCGCTCTTCAGCAGTGCCACCCGCTCCGAAGAGCTGGTCGAAGGCGACGCGCGGATCCCGGATCACGGGAAGCGGTTCGGTCGGAGACGCCCAACTGATGGAGTCGGTATACACGCAGGTGTACCCATACGCGCAGCCCCCCGACTGATTGATGTTCTCGATGCACAGCTGCATGGAGGGAATCGGCGTATCCTGGCCGAAGCGGTGCGCGTAGAGCTGATCGATCGACGTGCCGACGAAGACATCGGAGCCCTCCGTCTGCTTCGGATGCGCCTGGGTCAAGAAGACGGCACTCGAGCGGAAGTGGTCGCCGCCGATTTCGTGCGGCTTGTACGCCTCCGCCATGCGCACGTCGGTATTGCTGATGATCGTGAGTTTGTCCTGGAACGGTTCCAGCGGGCTCAGCGCGGTGGGAGAGAGGTCGAAGTCCCGCCCTGTTGCGGCCGGCGCCCACAGGTTTTGGCTCGCACCCCATTCGTTGCAGCCCGCGGCTCCGTGCACCATCTCGATCGCGACGAGACGCGTGGGATCGGCGGCCTGGCGCGCTGCCCCAGACCACACACGGCCTGCGGGCACCATCGCGTCCATGAAGGGCAGCGCCACCGCCGCTCCCATACCACGAAGGAATGTGCGCCGGGGAAGATGCCTGCCGGTGATGAACTCCATCTCTGATTCTCCCTCGGGGGGTCAGCCCCTGCTACCGATCGCTCCCGGACGGCTGCTCGACCGCAACCGCCGTCTGCTGCATCTGAAATGCGTCGCTCGTGGCCACACCCAGAATGAACGCCGACATCCTGTACCCCTCGGACGCGGCTTTCTTCGTGATCGCCCGGACGGTGGGCTGATCGTAGTACTCGACGCGCCGCCCAAGCGCGTACGTCATCAGATTCTCGGTGAAGGTGCGGATGAGCGGGATCGGCCGCCGCACCAGCGCCTGCTGTAGCTCCATCGGGCTCGTCACGGGCGTTCCGTCATACAGCTCGCCCTGCGTGTCGAGCAGCACGCCGTTTTCGCGGATCCGCCACCGGCCCGTCACGTCGAAGTTGTCGAGCGCCAGGCCGATGGGGTCCATGAAGCGATGGCACGAGTTGCACGAGGGGCTGGCCCGGTGCAAGGCCATGCGCTCGCGCGTCGTGAGCATACGGCCATCCTCCGACCCCTCGGTCTCATCGAGATCCGGGATGCCCGGAGGCGGTGGAGGCGGCGGGATGCCGAGCAGCACCTCCATGACCCACTTGCCGCGCAGGACCGGTGACGTCCGGCCGGCGTGCGACGTCAGGGTCAGGATACTGCCATGGCCCAACAAGCCTCGCCGCGTCTCGTCCGGATACGTGACCCGACGAAACCGCTCCCCGACTACGCCTTCGATACCGTAGTGCTTGGCCAGCCGCTCGTTCACATACGTGTAGTCTGCGGTGTAGAGATCGAGCAGGCTGCGATCATCGCGAACGAGGCTGTTGAAAAAGAGTTCGGTTTCCCGGCGCATGGCGTCGGCCAACTGCTGATGGTAGTCGGGGTACAACAGCCGGTCGGGGTGCACCTTGTCGAGGTCGTCGAGCCGCAGCCACTGGGCGGCGAAGCGGGTACCGAGCGCGTCGGCGCGCGGATCCGCGAGCATGCGGCGTACCTGGCGCTCGAACTCGGCCGCGTCGGAGAGCTCGTGCCGGGCAGCGCGCTCGATGAGCTCCTCGTCCGGTGGTGTGCCCCAGAGAAAGAACGAAAGGCGTGAAGCGAGCGCGATGTCGCTGATCCGGTAGCTCTCCCCCGGCGTTACGTCACCCGCGGGCTCCTCGAAGCGGAAGACAAAATCAGGACTCGCGAGCATGGCCTCCAGCGCGGTGCGCACGCCCCGCTCGAAGCCGGAGTCCGCCGCCCCCAGGTCATAGAAACTCATCAAGCCCCCGATGTCTTCCGGCGTGAGAGGGCGGCGGAAGGCCCGTGTGCCCAGGCGGGTGACGATCCGTTCGGCGCACGGTCGAGCCTCGGCGGGCGACGCCGGACGGCAGGTGAAGATCCTCTGCCGTGCCGGGGTCTCCGAGACGCCTGTGGCGCCGTACGGTCCGACGATGGCCAGGTCCTTCAAATGAGCGAGAGCGGTCACTCCGTACCCGTTCACGCCGATCTGCCGGTCTGTGAG comes from the Gemmatimonadota bacterium genome and includes:
- a CDS encoding ankyrin repeat domain-containing protein, yielding MRSVGIPSRSVGVLCMAMALSGWALADQPITEAARRGDADAVRSLLRAGADVNASEGDGMTALHWAAEAGHVDIAEILIQGGANVDAATRLGDYTPLHLAGRQGNASFVHVLLEAGADVNATTTAGGSTALHFAAGSGSVEAVTALLQHGARVSARESSRGQTPLMFAAAKGRSGVIRALLAHGADPALASLVVDLPQRLVEDRAARQRRSQALEEFRAEAGPGNEVWRPSPSQVEAAVRAAIQTPESERDQTASLDQAADALRQELGREQAEEAPQQAPPTEVTSLSFVDLVGTTGGMTALLYAVREGHAEAAFALLEGGADINRVNSGDHTSAIAGAVINGHFDLALQLLERGADPNVVSEAGTGPLFATLNTQWAPKARYPQQQAYRQQQATYLDVMGALLEAGADPNQRLTKHVWFMEYTFTHLGINMTGATPFWRAAHALDIEAMKLLVAYGADTSIPTVNVPRGRRGGRGARADESGLDPVPPGGPGVYPIHAATGHGYGIGYAGNSHRHVPDAWLPTLKYLVEELGADVNMRDANAYAPLHNAAARGDTEMIRYLVDHGADVMVVSRRGQTTVDMANGPQQRTQPYPEAIELLESLGANNSHRCASCQ
- a CDS encoding DUF1552 domain-containing protein, with the translated sequence MEFITGRHLPRRTFLRGMGAAVALPFMDAMVPAGRVWSGAARQAADPTRLVAIEMVHGAAGCNEWGASQNLWAPAATGRDFDLSPTALSPLEPFQDKLTIISNTDVRMAEAYKPHEIGGDHFRSSAVFLTQAHPKQTEGSDVFVGTSIDQLYAHRFGQDTPIPSMQLCIENINQSGGCAYGYTCVYTDSISWASPTEPLPVIRDPRVAFDQLFGAGGTAEERLTRRRTNSSILDWIGDRVAALKRELGPNDLERLDRYLENIREIERRIQGIEAHNSSGEPRELPEAPAGVPDSFEEHMHLMFDVQVLAFSSDVTRVFSLKMGRDSSARVFPESGSDRPFHPASHHGGRDESVLEFAKINRYHVSMLPYLLEKLQDVDEGGTSLLDKTMILYGSPMADSNLHNHRRAPLIALGGANGALEGGLHLKAPDGTPMANAMLSMLHGLGLDDMTNFGDSTGEFALSMPSLSSQG
- a CDS encoding DUF1592 domain-containing protein gives rise to the protein MKTLTTMSALGILIVLVGEPETGVAPWDRAPALPSGAVLAVSQPASHNEVIQTYCVRCHNDRMLRGNMSLEEFDAEAASENAEVAEKMIRKLRAAMMPPPGARRPAGDTLVALAEALEDVLDAAAAAHPMPGGRTFQRLNRAEYERSIRELLALDVDAGRYLPLDTKSANFDNIADVQLLSPMLLDAYMNAASEIARLAVGDPDALPSTTTYTNPGYVSQWDRAEGAPFGTRGGISTTHTFPADAEYVFNMAFEHTTTGGFFGGTARGEQIELSIDGERVQLLEVDRWMSVSDPNGVNMRSESIFVRAGPHRVSAVFLRQSEGPMEDLVSPHDWSLTDRQIGVNGYGVTALAHLKDLAIVGPYGATGVSETPARQRIFTCRPASPAEARPCAERIVTRLGTRAFRRPLTPEDIGGLMSFYDLGAADSGFERGVRTALEAMLASPDFVFRFEEPAGDVTPGESYRISDIALASRLSFFLWGTPPDEELIERAARHELSDAAEFERQVRRMLADPRADALGTRFAAQWLRLDDLDKVHPDRLLYPDYHQQLADAMRRETELFFNSLVRDDRSLLDLYTADYTYVNERLAKHYGIEGVVGERFRRVTYPDETRRGLLGHGSILTLTSHAGRTSPVLRGKWVMEVLLGIPPPPPPPGIPDLDETEGSEDGRMLTTRERMALHRASPSCNSCHRFMDPIGLALDNFDVTGRWRIRENGVLLDTQGELYDGTPVTSPMELQQALVRRPIPLIRTFTENLMTYALGRRVEYYDQPTVRAITKKAASEGYRMSAFILGVATSDAFQMQQTAVAVEQPSGSDR